Proteins found in one Balaenoptera acutorostrata chromosome 17, mBalAcu1.1, whole genome shotgun sequence genomic segment:
- the LOC130705550 gene encoding uncharacterized protein LOC130705550, with protein sequence MFQRPQSWPGSGSTGAPESWRGKSRKQEGAELAEKGRGCEGQPWPKLQDNLRDNLKSSRNWFTARIRKVEGRAAPEQARGSSVLGCNRAGARGIRGWGAGFHLARVPRWPGLLRRAEPTALPPDWKLLGEGSQSRLHCGLCRALSRWLVRPLRVRPFLGLGEAGRGWVDPAVWAAGAPGPFHSDLREEGEADAARSAQRAPLPVVAPARNKKCRPPLGVGCTQKLLPSAPGHARTSRLARWKPVSRRRDLLPRAPRATPSPPDWPPTPCALRPSPFPHPVLHALPGLARALLFPAYWALDQLLGCWAPAARPSDQIWLSAAAGAGAALLLLLLVGPPLALPDLLLWLLLQAWRRPFCYQPPPQCGAPPTPWRPPTEPARSFSFFSANLCLLPYGLARFSNLPHSQRRAETVGAVLLAGLRHSPYGATGCSSPVQGMPCGVLIGAMPASLDFTCLQELFDLRAERRLVSRLAPNLGPVSYDVGTFGLQPGLHLKLLGSGLLLASRYPLLRAALQSFLTHVARMRWPPRDYFLHRNAAEHLQSPPLRGLLRGDAEGCGHLGARQRPEGGLP encoded by the exons ATGTTCCAAAGGCCCCAAAGCTGGCCTGGCAGTGGGAGCACAGGAGCCCCTGAGTCCTGGAGGGGGAAGAGCAGGAAGCAGGAAGGAGCCGAGCTGGCGGAGAAGGGTCGTGG GTGTGAAGGGCAGCCCTGGCCCAAACTTCAGGACAATTTAAGAGACAACCTTAAGAGCTCTAGGAACTGGTTCACAGCTCGAATTAGGAAGGTGGAGGGCAGGGCAGCGCCTGAGCAAGCGCGAGGCAGCTCGGTCCTGGGATGCAACAGAGCGGGTGCAAGAGGGATCCGCGGATGGGGAGCTGGCTTCCACCTGGCTCGCGTGCCCCGGTGGCCCGGCCTGCTGCGCAGAGCCGAACCAACGGCCCTTCCCCCAGATTGGAAGCTTCTTGGGGAAGGGTCACAGAGCCGCCTCCACTGTGGGCTCTGCCGGGCGCTGAGCCGGTGGCTGGTTAGGCCTCTCCGAGTCCGCCCCTTCCTCGGACTGGGGGAAGCAGGTCGGGGTTGGGTAGATCCCGCAGTCTGGGCAGCGGGAGCGCCGGGGCCATTTCACTCTGACTTGCGGGAGGAGGGAGAGGCGGATGCAGCGCGCAGCGCGCAGCGCGCTCCACTCCCTGTCGTTGCGCCGGCCCGCAATAAAAAGTGTCGCCCTCCACTTGGTGTGGGCTGCACCCAGAAGTTGCTCCCATCGG CTCCCGGGCACGCACGAACGAGTCGACTCGCACGCTGGAAGCCAGTGAGTCGTCGGAGAGACTTGCTACCAAGAGCCCCGCGCGCCACGCCATCCCCGCCCGACTGGCCCCCGACGCCCTGTGCCCTACGGCCCTCGCCCTTCCCGCACCCTGTGCTGCACGCTCTCCCCGGCCTGGCCCGCGCGCTACTTTTCCCGGCCTACTGGGCCCTGGACCAGCTGCTGGGCTGCTGGGCGCCGGCCGCACGCCCAAGCGACCAGATCTGGCTGAGCGCCGCAGCGGGCGCCGGAGCggctctgctgctgctgcttcttgtcGGCCCGCCTCTGGCGCTGCCGGACCTGCTGCTCTGGCTGCTGCTGCAAGCCTGGCGCCGTCCCTTCTGCTACCAGCCCCCTCCGCAGTGCGGGGCGCCCCCCACGCCCTGGCGCCCCCCAACTGAGCCCGCGCGCAGCTTCAGCTTCTTCAGCGCCAACCTGTGCCTGCTCCCCTACGGGCTGGCGCGCTTCAGCAACTTGCCGCACAGCCAGCGGCGGGCCGAGACCGTGGGCGCCGTGCTGCTCGCCGGCCTGCGGCATTCGCCCTATGGGGCTACCGGCTGCAGTtcgccagtgcaggggatgccgTGCGGGGTGCTGATAGGCGCCATGCCAGCGAGTCTGGACTTCACGTGCCTGCAGGAGCTGTTCGATCTTCGCGCAGAGCGACGCCTGGTGAGCCGCCTGGCACCCAATCTGGGCCCGGTGTCGTACGACGTGGGCACATTCGGCCTGCAGCCCGGGCTACACCTGAAGCTGCTGGGCAGCGGGCTGCTGCTGGCCTCGCGCTACCCGCTGCTACGCGCGGCCTTGCAGTCCTTCCTCACGCACGTCGCGAGGATGCGCTGGCCTCCAAGGGACTACTTTCTGCACAG GAACGCGGCTGAGCACCTCCAATCTCCGCCACTCCGTGGCCTGCTCCGCGGAGATGCTGAGGGGTGTGGCCACCTGGGGGCCAGGCAACGCCCGGAAGGAGGGCTGCCCTGA
- the SPATC1 gene encoding speriolin gives MSLLTNYEGLRHQIERLVRENEELKKLVWLIRENHELKSAIKMQAGGLGISGFSSRLGEAVTGPPQHQGNCVFLPPSPAAANEPVLEEVGIVALAPLADVLNSPQPSPAAGPVVSALMGPLNTLLPGPGPTSQSGPLTSLLTGPPSSQLASPVAVPPAGTPASSLGLPSTGPLNPSSHLASPVAVPLAGTPASSLGLPSTGSLAPSSPLTAPITGSVVLSLSSPLLPSTAAPLGVSQNLPANPMSNLVLSEAPRVWLAEPLQGCPSGSHPSAGGGPAATAEVPPSAEHPQPAQEPEPLSMTSVGAPIQTSTPVGPTGTPGPATAFSYGTPDARTQPGGPQGQAVSASVPASATSHSITVLASAPTPTPQAATSYRPSSTPHPSARTHRSPTRPSPTLHCPAHNPHSPPRVSSSPASVNDTRSPRVAEPFRKGILELERKLAPRKSGKLPDSSRESKQLAWERLVGEIAFQLDRRILSSIFPERVRLYGFTVSNIPEKIIQASLKPSDHKLDEELCQTLTQRYTSIMNRLQSLGYNGRVHPALTEQLVNAYGILRERPELAASEGGSYTVDFLQRVLVETVHPSMLTDALLLLSCLSQLAHDDGKPMFIW, from the exons ATGTCTCTACTCACCAATTATGAGGGGCTTCGGCATCAGATCGAGAGGCTGGTGCGGGAAAACGAGGAACTGAAGAAGCTGGTGTGGCTCATTCGGGAGAATCACGAGCTCAAGTCGGCAATCAAGATGCAGGCGGGTGGCCTGGGCATCAGCGGGTTCAGCAGCAGGCTGGGCGAGGCAGTGACCGGCCCTCCTCAACACCAGGGTAACT GTGTCTTCCTGCCCCCGTCCCCGGCAGCAGCAAACGAACCCGTCCTGGAAGAAGTGGGGATTGTGGCTCTGGCGCCCCTGGCCGACGTGCTAAACAGCCCGCAGCCCAGCCCCGCGGCAGGCCCCGTCGTGAGCGCCCTGATGGGCCCTCTCAACACGCTGCTGCCCGGCCCGGGGCCCACCTCACAGAGCGGCCCACTCACCAGCCTCCTGACTGGCCCCCCGAGCAGCCAGCTGGCCAGCCCCGTGGCAGTGCCCCCGGCGGGCACACCGGCCAGCTCCCTGGGCCTGCCCTCGACTGGCCCCCTGAATCCAAGCAGCCACCTGGCCAGCCCCGTGGCAGTGCCCCTGGCGGGCACACCGGCCAGCTCCCTGGGCCTGCCCTCGACTGGCTCCCTGGCTCCAAGCAGCCCCCTTACGGCCCCTATAACAGGCTCGGTGGTCCTCTCTCTGAGCAGCCCCCTGCTCCCCTCCACGGCTGCTCCCCTAGGTGTCTCTCAGAACCTTCCGGCCAATCCCATGAGCAATCTGGTGCTGTCGGAGGCCCCAAGGGTGTGGCTGGCAGAGCCGCTCCAAGGATGCCCCTCTGGATCCCATCCCTCAGCGGGTGGGGGACCTGCTGCCACCGCCGAAG TCCCACCCTCCGCTGAGCACCCCCAGCCCGCCCAGGAGCCGGAGCCCCTCAGCATGACGTCTGTGGGTGCGCCCATCCAGACCTCCACGCCCGTCGGTCCCACGGGCACACCCGGCCCCGCGACAGCCTTCTCCTATGGCACCCCAGACGCCCGGACACAGCCTGGTGGCCCCCAGGGACAAGcggtctctgcctctgtccctgCCTCGGCCACCTCCCACAGCATCACCGTCCTCGCCtctgcccccactcccaccccccaagCTGCCACCAGCTACAGGCCCTCAAGCACCCCGCACCCCTCCGCCCGCACGCACCGCTCCCCGACCCGGCCCTCGCCCACCCTCCACTGCCCTGCACACAACCCCCACTCCCCGCCTCGAGTCTCGTCGTCCCCGGCTTCAGTCAACGACACCCGGTCTCCACGCGTGGCAGAGCCGTTTCGGAAAGGCATCCTGGAGTTGGAGCGGAAGCTAGCCCCCCGGAAGAGCGGCAAGCTCCCTGACAGCTCCCGAG AGTCGAAGCAGCTGGCCTGGGAGAGGCTGGTGGGGGAGATCGCCTTCCAGCTGGACCGCAGGATCCTGTCCAGCATCTTCCCCGAGCGTGTCCGGCTCTACGGCTTCACGGTCTCCAACATTCCGGAGAAGATCATCCAG GCCTCCCTGAAGCCCAGCGACCACAAGCTGGACGAGGAGCTGTGCCAGACCCTCACACAGCGCTACACGAGCATCATGAACCGGCTGCAGAGCCTGGGCTACAACGGGCGGGTGCACCCGGCACTGACCGAGCAGCTGGTGAACGCCTACGGCATCCTGCGGGAGCGGCCCGAGCTGGCTGCGTCCGAGGGCGGCTCCTACACCGTGGATTTCCTGCAGCGTGTGCTGGTGGAGACCGTGCACCCCAGCATGCTCACTGACGCACTGCTGCTGCTCTCCTGCCTCAGCCAGCTGGCGCACGACGACGGCAAGCCCATGTTCATCTGGTGA